One window of Vespa velutina chromosome 2, iVesVel2.1, whole genome shotgun sequence genomic DNA carries:
- the LOC124947166 gene encoding cysteine-rich PDZ-binding protein, protein MVCEKCEKKLGKVITPDPWKSGARNTVESGGRKVGENKALSASKARFNPYTAKFETCRICRQKVHQVGSHYCQSCAYKKSICAMCGKKLMSTKNYKQSAT, encoded by the coding sequence AaagtgtgaaaaaaaattgggaAAAGTTATTACACCAGATCCATGGAAATCTGGTGCTAGAAATACAGTGGAAAGCGGTGGTCGAAAAGTTGGAGAAAATAAAGCCCTTTCGGCGAGCAAGGCACGATTCAATCCGTATACTGCAAAATTTGAGACTTGCAGAATATGCAGACAAAAGGTTCATCAAGTAGGTTCGCATTATTGTCAGTCATGCGCttataaaaaatctatatgCGCGATGTGTGGTAAAAAGCTTATGagtacaaaaaattataagcaATCTGCTACGTAA
- the LOC124947203 gene encoding transcriptional regulator ATRX-like, translated as MEDIASQDTNASSCFGTGSVAGAVIGTFLTTILLSAVAALLYKQWRRHKGKHLVLVTDPEIVEDAYAFDNPCFKDATPAVGRISADRSISMVPDTPAKDSTRWSTPWTSLGIGSTNRNDKRRTLDDSCLGPKATRVSVVSLRSRDFTGLGFNVCGNMREGIFVKDLLHRGPASESGRIHPGDRIASVKISFRNMVYEDALTILSYASPYDVELEVESGGTGSKPATLLKKTVGPSPTRICHPLYRSQSIPELSQAHKSSAKRLFIADPNESVGSNYSTMNSTLKSSKSTPGSHTLERRHDEAKNNHHKFGIKVLPALDGTVHRIENQNEHNTNLERRHSKKMDVEKYMSTSGTTVNVSSDVTSENVNKLRSTEPKQRTENLSNVLKSNKRNLEMNGIDVLDNPDKSTSESITIPSEVPAEVHNAAMAARRNRKNSSELLNSPKVFTQDNSNDIEDLKSPPKNKRKAPAPPKANNANIDQQPDIVVPIKKIVSTSRSHDHEKEDAIDSIADYTESLSDYVNKVRDITDDTELRRSRLESNIVHRRNSESDTDSEVQNSFTTIELNPADITIHRTPVPEVNDDEEDDVYRKAASLGDLSKYENKTSTPLERAQSLDMTDTGSKKRKAPLPPEDINESTEDLTKLDQIDTFDKCKLKKSNEWGTLEDVLWTKEEEDDRSKKPRTRKKSNSTLERSKSAVEIKMKDELLSPVTNERLDDIQADVNETSIELYNLPLSKRLTQEFIHAERMFNPDEDNSLARIVNDGMVVKSPTLEEMELDFRQAKPLSNDDDDDDKVVVVEENDYDESPVNEDFNRALRYFEMHAGKSPTISNESTKINLTRLDEWREESSRLSNDATFYAGKKAIIEEPITKILVDKKCRGCEEKHLQHEHNCKKHSIESVKDKRYHNDTQERNRQSTLEDKSFEPVHSINVKELSVGRSSTPTHSKVHFSKTETEISKTQGLKSNNEYNVDNKEHSISTFHVHRSKFEEKSDQRERYSPVKSKSPTESLLESHFTKRNVNVSNNKKLERNDEREEEEEEEEEEEEEEEEEEEEEDEYEFGSNVTVNSKNLSSPNNDRHNISNVSVSSGENSEDSGLVRESIDYNLQESESRPPLPSTPMPNSPQKMTYITEIKVSANRDNIHDLESEDVHSVMGNNNGEAKKLAHHEITVTSNGKPTSGKKPPVPPRRSDITKMAKEDKTEKHVVYVSEYKSTTGKDSQTSDINLADEKQSEAANKKFEHWIFLGDNKDQNRWGNGSSQPQSVTNIMLSSGDDKMIHQ; from the exons GTAAACATTTGGTGTTGGTGACGGATCCAGAGATCGTTGAGGATGCATATGCCTTTGACAATCCTTGTTTCAAGGATGCCACACCAGCAGTCGGAAGGATCTCGGCGGATAGATCGATATCAATGGTCCCTGATACTCCTGCTAAGGATTCGACACGTTGGTCGACACCATGGACGTCGTTGGGAATTGGCTCGACCAATCGTAACGATAAAAGGAGAACCTTAGACGACTCGTGCCTTGGT CCAAAAGCTACCAGAGTCAGTGTAGTCAGTCTAAGGAGTCGAGATTTCACCGGACTTGGATTCAACGTTTGCGGAAACATGAGAGAAGGGATCTTCGTTAAAGATCTTCTACATCGTGGACCAGCCTCAGAATCTGGCCGAATACATCctg GTGATCGGATAGCAAGCGTGAAAATTAGCTTCCGTAATATGGTCTACGAGGATGCTCTGACGATTTTGAGTTATGCATCACCATACGACGTTGAATTGGAAGTAGAGAGCGGTGGTACCGGTTCAAAGCCAGCGACCTTGTTGAAGAAGACAGTAGGTCCGAGTCCAACAAGAATATGTCATCCGCTTTATAGAAGTCAATCGATTCCAGAATTATCGCAGGCTCATAAGAGCTCAGCCAAAAGATTGTTCATAGCCGATCCGAACGAGTCGGTGGGTTCGAATTATTCGACGATGAATTCTACGTTGAAATCATCGAAATCGACTCCTGGTAGTCATACTTTGGAGAGACGTCACGACGAGGCGAAAAACAATCATCATAAGTTTGGTATAAAGGTATTGCCGGCCCTCGACGGTACCGTTCACCGTATCGAAAATCAGAACGAGCATAACACGAATTTGGAACGAAGGCATTCGAAAAAGATGGACGTTGAGAAATATATGTCTACCAGCGGTACAACTGTTAACGTATCGTCCGACGTGACGTCGGAAAATGTTAACAAATTACGTTCGACGGAACCAAAACAGCGTACggaaaatctttcgaatgtTTTGAAATCAAACAAGCGTAACTTGGAAATGAATGGTATTGATGTATTGGACAATCCTGACAAATCTACGAGCGAATCGATAACAATACCATCGGAGGTACCGGCTGAAGTTCACAATGCTGCAATGGCGGCtcgtagaaatagaaaaaacagtTCGGAATTATTGAATTCACCGAAGGTCTTTACGCAGGATAATTCGAATGACATCGAAGATCTTAAAAGTCcaccaaaaaataaaagaaaagcacCGGCACCTCCGAAGGCTAATAATGCGAACATAGACCAACAGCCGGACATTGTAGTGCCAATAAAGAAGATCGTGTCAACGTCTAGATCTCACGATCATGAGAAAGAGGACGCGATTGATAGTATCGCAGATTATACCGAATCCCTGAGCGATTATGTGAACAAAGTAAGGGATATTACGGATGACACGGAATTACGTAGATCCAGGCTCGAAAGTAATATTGTTCATAGAAGAAATTCCGAGTCGGATACGGACAGCGAAGTTCAGAATAGTTTTACCACGATCGAGTTGAATCCCGCTGATATAACGATTCATCGTACACCGGTACCCGAGGTgaacgacgacgaggaagaTGACGTTTACAGAAAGGCCGCGAGCCTAGGTGATTTGTCCAAGTACGAGAATAAAACGTCGACCCCATTGGAAAGGGCTCAGAGTCTTGATATGACTGATACTGgttcgaaaaaaaggaaggccCCATTACCACCGGAGGATATAAACGAGTCGACCGAGGATCTAACCAAGTTGGATCAGATTGATACCTTTGATAAATGTAAATTGAAAAAGTCGAACGAATGGGGCACTTTGGAGGATGTTCTTTGGActaaggaagaggaagatgatAGATCGAAAAAGCCAAGAACACGTAAAAAGAGTAACAGTACGTTAGAAAGATCAAAGTCAGctgtagaaataaaaatgaaagacgaATTACTATCACCGGTAACTAATGAAAGATTGGACGATATTCAGGCTGATGTTAATGAAACGAGTATAGAGTTATACAATTTGCCTCTTAGCAAACGTCTAACCCAAGAATTTATACACGCCGAGAGAATGTTCAATCCCGACGAAGATAATTCTTTGGCCAGAATCGTGAACGACGGTATGGTTGTTAAGAGTCCAACGTTGGAGGAGATGGAATTAGATTTCAGGCAAGCTAAACCATTGTcaaatgatgacgatgacgacgacaaggTCGTCGTAGTTGAGGAAAATGATTACGACGAGAGTCCCGTCAACGAAGATTTCAATAGAGCTTTGCGTTATTTTGAGATGCATGCCGGTAAATCACCGACAATTTCTAACGAATctacgaaaattaatttaacgcGTTTGGACGAATGGAGAGAGGAAAGTTCACGTTTGTCAAACGATGCGACATTTTATGCTGGTAAAAAGGCAATTATTGAAGAACCAATAACGAAGATTCTCGTTGATAAAAAATGTCGTGGTTGCGAGGAAAAACATTTACAACATGAGCACAACTGTAAAAAACATTCCATCGAATCTGTTAAAGACAAGAGGTATCATAATGATACCCAGGAACGTAACAGGCAATCAACCTTAGAAGATAAGAGCTTCGAACCTGTTCATTctataaatgtaaaagaattGAGCGTTGGACGATCATCCACTCCAACACATTCCAAAGTTCATTTTTCCAAAACCGAAACAGAAATTTCTAAGACGCAAGGACTTAAGTCCAATAACGAGTacaatgtcgataataaagaacatTCAATTTCAACGTTTCACGTGCATAGATCGAAATTCGAAGAGAAATCTGATCAACGTGAAAGATATTCACCTGTCAAGTCCAAATCTCCTACGGAATCATTGCTCGAGTCGCATTTTACAAAACGTAATGTAAATGTCTCTAATAACAAAAAACTCGAGCGAAATgacgaaagagaggaagaagaagaagaagaggaagaggaggaggaggaagaggaggaagaggaggaggaagaagatgagTATGAATTTGGATCTAATGTCACAGTCAACAGCAAGAATCTCTCATCTCCTAATAACGATAGACATAATATCAGTAACGTTAGTGTCTCCAGTGGAGAGAACAGTGAAGATAGTGGACTCGTTAGGGAAtctattgattataatttacaGGAATCAGAAAGTCGTCCACCTTTACCGAGTACACCGATGCCAAACAGTCCACAAAAGATGACATATATTACAGAAATCAAGGTTTCAGCTAACAGAGACAATATTCATGATCTTGAAAGCGAAGATGTACACTCTGTTATGGGGAATAATAATGGAGAAGCTAAAAAGTTAGCTCATCATGAGATCACTGTTACATCCAATGGGAAACCAACATCTGGAAAAAAACCACCAGTTCCTCCTAGAAGATCGGACATAACGAAAATGGctaaagaagataaaacggAGAAGCATGTAGTTTATGTTTCGGAATACAAATCTACGACTGGCAAGGATTCACAAACTTCTGATATCAATCTTGCTGATGAGAAACAATCTGAAGCTGCTAATAAAAAGTTTGAACATTGGATCTTCTTAGGTGATAATAAGGATCAAAATCGATGGGGCAATGGTAGTAGTCAACCACAATCTGTTACGAATATTATGTTATCTTCTGGGGATGATAAAATGATACATCAGTAA